A genomic window from Micromonospora violae includes:
- a CDS encoding AMP-dependent synthetase/ligase, giving the protein MALDVPYRSIPDMFLKRVAATPDRHAFASPNPDDSGPVWLTWAQVGQRAKAVAAGLHGLGVGQEDPVAILANTRLEWVIADLGIMCAGGATTTVYPTTEAADATYIIADSGSKVLFAENPAQAAKIAGATLPALTHVVLLDGDVDPSAAIAQLTLAELEERGAQALAAEPDLIDMLVAGIGPDHLATLIYTSGTTGQPKGVELLHGGWCWEAVAQAEVGLLRDDDLQYLWLPLAHSFGKTLLCGAIHVGLPTYVDGRVDKLVDLLSVIRPTLMCGAPRVFEKVYNKAVTTAQGAGGAKAKIFAWAVGIGKQKVTLEQAGQPVPAGLKVRYGLAEKLVFSKLQARLGGRMRVLVSGAAPLSPEIATFFAAANLPISEGYGLTETSAGNFVNPPSGLRIGTVGRAMGDLECRIDTDGEILVRGRPVMRGYHNLPEETAAAFTEDGFFRTGDIGTLDEQGYLRITDRKKDLVKTSGGKYIAPSHIEGMFKAICPYTSQAVVVGQARNFCTMLVTLDPDAIRGWVAGGPLEGRSYSDIVASAEAQAMVEEYVGQLNAKLNRWETIKKVAILPRDLTIENGEITPSLKIKRRGVESNFAAEIDKMYAGTLAEL; this is encoded by the coding sequence ATGGCTCTCGATGTACCGTACCGCTCCATCCCGGACATGTTCCTCAAGCGCGTGGCGGCCACCCCCGACCGGCACGCGTTCGCCTCCCCGAACCCCGACGACTCGGGGCCGGTCTGGCTGACCTGGGCGCAGGTCGGCCAACGCGCCAAGGCGGTCGCCGCCGGCCTGCACGGCCTGGGCGTCGGCCAGGAGGATCCGGTCGCGATCCTCGCCAACACCCGGCTGGAGTGGGTGATCGCCGACCTCGGCATCATGTGCGCCGGCGGCGCGACCACCACCGTCTACCCGACCACCGAGGCGGCGGACGCGACGTACATCATCGCCGACTCCGGGTCGAAGGTGCTGTTCGCGGAGAACCCGGCCCAGGCCGCGAAGATCGCCGGCGCGACGCTGCCGGCGCTCACCCACGTGGTGCTGCTCGACGGCGACGTCGACCCGTCCGCCGCGATCGCGCAGCTGACACTCGCCGAGTTGGAGGAGCGCGGCGCCCAGGCACTGGCCGCCGAGCCGGATCTGATCGACATGCTCGTGGCCGGCATCGGCCCGGACCACCTGGCCACCCTGATCTACACCTCCGGCACCACCGGCCAACCCAAGGGCGTCGAGCTGCTGCACGGCGGCTGGTGCTGGGAGGCCGTGGCGCAGGCGGAGGTCGGGCTGCTGCGCGACGACGACCTCCAGTACCTGTGGCTGCCGCTGGCCCACTCGTTCGGCAAGACCCTGCTCTGCGGCGCCATCCACGTCGGCCTGCCCACCTACGTCGACGGTCGGGTGGACAAGCTGGTCGACCTGCTCTCGGTCATCCGTCCGACGCTGATGTGCGGCGCTCCCCGCGTGTTCGAGAAGGTCTACAACAAGGCCGTGACCACCGCGCAGGGCGCCGGCGGCGCGAAGGCGAAGATCTTCGCCTGGGCCGTCGGCATCGGCAAGCAGAAGGTCACCCTGGAGCAGGCCGGCCAGCCGGTGCCGGCCGGGCTGAAGGTGCGCTACGGGCTGGCCGAGAAGCTGGTGTTCAGCAAGCTCCAGGCCCGCCTGGGCGGCCGGATGCGGGTGCTGGTGTCCGGTGCCGCGCCGCTCAGCCCGGAGATCGCCACCTTCTTCGCCGCCGCGAACCTGCCGATCTCCGAGGGCTACGGCCTGACCGAGACCAGCGCCGGCAACTTCGTCAACCCCCCGTCCGGGCTGCGGATCGGCACGGTGGGCCGGGCGATGGGCGACCTGGAGTGCCGCATCGACACCGACGGGGAGATCCTGGTACGCGGTCGACCGGTGATGCGCGGCTACCACAACCTGCCGGAGGAGACCGCCGCCGCGTTCACCGAGGACGGCTTCTTCCGTACCGGTGACATCGGCACCCTCGACGAGCAGGGCTACCTGCGCATCACCGACCGCAAGAAGGATCTGGTCAAGACCTCGGGCGGCAAGTACATCGCGCCGTCGCACATCGAGGGGATGTTCAAGGCCATCTGCCCGTACACCTCGCAGGCGGTCGTCGTCGGGCAGGCCCGCAACTTCTGCACGATGCTGGTCACGCTGGACCCGGACGCGATCCGGGGCTGGGTCGCCGGCGGCCCGCTGGAGGGGCGCAGCTACTCCGACATCGTCGCCTCGGCGGAGGCCCAGGCGATGGTCGAGGAGTACGTCGGCCAGCTCAACGCCAAGCTCAACCGCTGGGAGACGATCAAGAAGGTGGCCATCCTGCCGCGCGATCTGACGATCGAGAACGGCGAGATCACCCCGTCGTTGAAGATCAAGCGACGTGGTGTGGAGAGCAACTTCGCCGCCGAGATCGACAAGATGTACGCCGGCACCCTCGCCGAGCTCTGA
- a CDS encoding terpene synthase family protein, with product MAGESVEWARTFGLVDSSQRVHRLERADAAGLAGRACPDGSVEGLRLLTDLISWLFVMDDACDEDGLGADPSRLGPAISTLLDVLDRCGDPDIAPPAVGPLGDALHDLCRRTRLHDHAALLLRFVSQMREYLLALLWEAGNRQRRRVPEVAEYVQLRRHIGGVHPCLTLTDLASTRPSKPAQRADPGLVALDLLTVDLVCWCNDLFSYGKESRADPDAHNLVTVIAQGSDADEVTALRSAAHQFNQGLATYLEAEEALLAAGDDGIRDALAARRNWVRATYDWSVVAARYA from the coding sequence GTGGCGGGCGAAAGCGTCGAGTGGGCACGCACGTTCGGGCTGGTCGATTCCAGCCAACGCGTGCACCGGCTGGAACGGGCCGACGCCGCCGGGCTGGCCGGCCGTGCCTGCCCGGACGGCTCGGTGGAGGGGTTGCGGCTGCTCACCGACCTGATCAGCTGGTTGTTCGTGATGGACGACGCCTGCGACGAGGACGGCCTCGGCGCCGACCCGAGCCGACTCGGCCCGGCGATCAGCACCCTGCTCGACGTCCTCGACCGGTGCGGGGACCCGGACATCGCACCGCCCGCCGTCGGGCCGCTGGGTGACGCGCTGCACGACCTCTGCCGCCGGACCCGCCTGCACGACCACGCGGCACTGCTGCTGCGGTTCGTCAGCCAGATGCGGGAGTACCTGCTGGCGCTGCTGTGGGAGGCCGGCAACCGGCAACGTCGGCGGGTACCCGAGGTCGCGGAGTACGTCCAACTGCGCCGGCACATCGGCGGCGTGCACCCCTGCCTCACCCTGACCGACCTGGCGTCGACGCGACCCTCGAAGCCAGCCCAGCGCGCCGACCCGGGGCTGGTCGCCCTGGACCTGCTGACGGTGGACCTGGTCTGCTGGTGCAACGACCTCTTCTCCTACGGCAAGGAGAGTCGGGCCGACCCGGACGCGCACAACCTGGTGACGGTGATCGCCCAGGGCAGCGACGCGGACGAGGTGACCGCGCTGCGCAGCGCGGCGCACCAGTTCAACCAGGGGTTGGCGACGTACCTGGAGGCGGAGGAGGCGCTGCTGGCCGCCGGCGACGACGGCATCCGCGACGCGCTGGCCGCTCGGCGCAACTGGGTCCGGGCCACCTACGACTGGTCAGTGGTGGCTGCCCGGTACGCCTGA
- a CDS encoding ABC transporter ATP-binding protein has translation MSVQTEERVERDETTWQTLRRGLALSPELRIGLAGTLALALVYMVGRVAVPVAVQQGIDRGLVGGLDLNVIWTVVAITAAILTITTLCGYLMMRRLFTVSETALANVRTRAFRHVHDLSMLHQQSERRGSLVSRVTSDVDQITQFLQWGGVILLVNLGQLVVTTAVMLAYSWQLTLVVLAAFLPAVFVIRQLQRRLGTAYAVVRQRTGTLLGAIGESVVGAPVIRAYGIAGRTERRLDEAIDRQRLAQQRAIRISIVGSSVGELAAGLALAGVVVLGVVLGVDGTLSIGQLTAFLFLVTLFIQPVQIATEVLNEAQNAIAGWRRVLDVLDVAPDVADPGEQGRELPGGPLDIRFAGVRFAYPGGPPVLHDIDLEIPAKSRVAVVGETGSGKTTFAKLLTRLMDPSAGAVLLSGVPLTDVRFDSLRSRVVMVPQDGFLFDATVGDNVRFARPELTDEQLSTAFTELGLSDWLEGLPAGLDTPVGERGEALSVGERQLVALARAYVADPDLLVLDEATSAVDPATEVRLQRTLDAVTRGRTTLAIAHRLSTAQAADEVIVVDRGRVVQRGPHDELVGDADSVYGLLYASWLEQTR, from the coding sequence GTGAGTGTTCAGACCGAAGAGCGGGTTGAGCGGGACGAGACGACCTGGCAGACCCTGCGGCGGGGGCTGGCGCTCTCGCCGGAGCTGCGGATCGGTCTGGCCGGCACGTTGGCGCTGGCGTTGGTCTACATGGTCGGTCGGGTCGCCGTGCCGGTCGCCGTGCAGCAGGGCATCGACCGGGGTCTGGTCGGTGGTCTGGATCTGAACGTGATCTGGACGGTGGTGGCGATCACCGCGGCGATCCTGACGATCACCACGCTCTGCGGCTACCTCATGATGCGCCGGCTGTTCACGGTCAGCGAGACGGCGCTGGCGAACGTCCGGACGCGGGCGTTCCGGCACGTGCACGACCTGTCGATGTTGCACCAGCAGTCGGAGCGGCGGGGGTCGCTGGTCTCGCGGGTGACCAGCGACGTCGACCAGATCACCCAGTTCCTCCAGTGGGGCGGGGTGATCCTGCTGGTCAACCTCGGTCAGCTGGTGGTCACCACGGCCGTCATGCTGGCGTACTCCTGGCAGTTGACGCTGGTGGTGCTGGCCGCGTTCCTGCCGGCGGTGTTCGTCATCCGGCAGTTGCAACGCCGCCTCGGCACGGCGTACGCGGTGGTGCGCCAACGCACCGGGACGCTGCTCGGCGCGATCGGCGAGAGCGTGGTGGGCGCGCCGGTGATCCGGGCGTACGGGATCGCCGGGCGCACCGAGCGGCGGCTGGACGAGGCGATCGACCGGCAGCGTCTGGCGCAGCAGCGGGCGATTCGGATCAGCATCGTGGGCAGTTCGGTCGGGGAGTTGGCGGCGGGGCTGGCGTTGGCCGGTGTGGTGGTGCTCGGCGTGGTGTTGGGGGTGGACGGCACGCTGTCGATCGGCCAGCTGACCGCGTTCCTGTTCCTGGTGACGCTCTTCATCCAGCCGGTGCAGATCGCCACGGAGGTGCTCAACGAGGCGCAGAACGCGATCGCCGGCTGGCGTCGGGTGTTGGACGTGCTGGACGTCGCCCCGGATGTGGCCGACCCGGGTGAGCAGGGGCGGGAGTTGCCGGGCGGGCCGTTGGACATCCGGTTCGCCGGTGTGCGGTTCGCCTATCCGGGTGGTCCGCCGGTGCTGCACGACATCGACCTGGAGATTCCGGCGAAGAGCCGGGTGGCGGTGGTCGGTGAGACCGGCAGCGGCAAGACCACGTTCGCCAAGTTGCTGACGCGTCTGATGGACCCGTCGGCCGGGGCGGTGCTGCTGTCCGGGGTGCCGTTGACGGACGTCCGGTTCGATTCGTTGCGTTCCCGGGTGGTGATGGTGCCGCAGGACGGGTTCCTTTTCGATGCGACGGTGGGGGACAACGTGCGGTTCGCCCGCCCGGAGCTGACCGACGAGCAGCTGAGCACCGCGTTCACCGAGCTGGGCCTGTCGGACTGGTTGGAGGGTCTGCCGGCGGGCCTGGACACCCCGGTCGGGGAGCGCGGCGAGGCGCTCAGCGTCGGTGAGCGCCAGCTTGTCGCGTTGGCCCGCGCGTACGTGGCCGACCCGGATCTGCTGGTGCTCGACGAGGCGACCAGCGCGGTGGACCCGGCGACGGAGGTGCGGTTGCAACGCACGCTGGACGCGGTCACCCGTGGTCGGACCACCCTGGCGATCGCGCACCGGCTCTCCACGGCGCAGGCCGCCGACGAGGTGATCGTGGTGGACCGGGGTCGGGTGGTCCAGCGTGGCCCGCACGACGAGCTGGTGGGCGACGCCGACTCGGTCTACGGCCTGCTCTACGCCTCGTGGCTGGAGCAGACCCGGTGA
- a CDS encoding TIGR03085 family metal-binding protein yields the protein MPRYARAEREALADLLLALGPSAPTINEGWATRDLAAHLVLRERRPDAAGGIVLPPLRGYAERIRRRLAARPYPELVAQVRRPPLWSPVSNPLTDEAANTMEFFIHHEDVRRAASGWQPRELSVGLQGALWKRATPMARLALRRFPADLYVQAPGHGEVSVGRGGERLRLVGAPAELVLFFSGRQRVARVQLDGSAEAAQRLRAAKLGM from the coding sequence ATGCCGCGGTACGCCCGAGCCGAGCGCGAGGCGCTGGCCGATCTCCTGCTGGCCCTCGGGCCGAGCGCCCCGACGATCAACGAGGGTTGGGCGACCCGTGACCTCGCCGCGCATCTGGTGCTGCGGGAGCGCCGTCCGGACGCGGCGGGTGGGATCGTGCTGCCGCCGCTGCGCGGCTACGCCGAGCGGATCCGTCGGCGACTCGCCGCACGGCCCTACCCCGAGCTGGTGGCGCAGGTACGGCGGCCGCCGCTGTGGAGCCCCGTCAGCAACCCGTTGACCGACGAGGCGGCCAACACGATGGAGTTCTTCATCCATCACGAGGACGTCCGCCGGGCCGCCTCCGGGTGGCAGCCGCGCGAGCTGTCCGTCGGTCTACAGGGCGCGCTCTGGAAACGCGCGACCCCGATGGCCCGGCTGGCGCTGCGCCGCTTTCCGGCGGACCTCTACGTGCAGGCGCCCGGCCATGGTGAGGTCTCCGTCGGTCGCGGCGGTGAACGGCTGCGCCTGGTCGGTGCCCCGGCCGAGCTGGTGCTGTTCTTCTCCGGCCGGCAACGGGTGGCCCGGGTCCAGCTGGACGGCTCGGCGGAGGCGGCTCAGCGGCTGCGAGCCGCCAAGCTGGGAATGTGA
- the hisF gene encoding imidazole glycerol phosphate synthase subunit HisF, which translates to MTVAVRVIPCLDVDAGRVVKGVNFLDLRDAGDPVELAAAYDRAGADELTFLDVTASSSHRGTMLDVVRRTAESVFIPLTVGGGVRQVADVDTLLRAGADKVGVNTAAIARPELIAEIADRFGRQVLVLSLDVRRSPDGGTPSGFEVTTHGGRRGTGIDAVWWAHRGAELGAGEILLNSMDADGTKAGFDLELIAAVRAVVDVPVVASGGAGEVAHFPPAIDAGADAVLAASVFHFGELTVAEVKDALRHGGHPVR; encoded by the coding sequence ATGACGGTGGCGGTACGGGTGATCCCCTGTCTGGACGTGGACGCCGGGCGGGTGGTCAAGGGGGTCAACTTCCTCGACCTGCGCGACGCCGGTGACCCGGTGGAGCTGGCCGCCGCGTACGACCGGGCCGGCGCGGACGAGTTGACCTTCCTCGACGTCACCGCGTCCTCCAGCCACCGGGGCACCATGCTCGACGTGGTGCGCCGCACCGCCGAATCGGTGTTCATCCCGCTGACCGTCGGCGGCGGGGTCCGCCAGGTCGCCGACGTGGACACCCTGCTGCGCGCCGGGGCGGACAAGGTCGGCGTGAACACCGCGGCCATCGCCCGCCCGGAGCTGATCGCCGAGATCGCCGACCGGTTCGGCCGGCAGGTCCTCGTGCTCTCCCTCGACGTACGTCGGTCGCCCGACGGGGGCACGCCCAGTGGCTTCGAGGTCACCACGCACGGCGGTCGGCGCGGCACCGGCATCGACGCCGTCTGGTGGGCGCACCGGGGCGCCGAGCTGGGCGCGGGGGAGATCCTGCTCAACTCGATGGACGCCGACGGCACCAAGGCGGGTTTCGACCTGGAGTTGATCGCCGCGGTGCGCGCGGTCGTGGACGTGCCGGTGGTGGCCAGTGGCGGCGCCGGCGAGGTGGCCCACTTCCCACCCGCGATCGACGCCGGCGCGGACGCGGTGCTCGCCGCCAGCGTCTTTCACTTCGGTGAGCTGACCGTCGCCGAGGTCAAGGACGCGCTGCGCCACGGCGGCCACCCGGTGCGCTGA
- a CDS encoding DUF2470 domain-containing protein, producing MRPNPAEIVRTLVAGRLPGLVHLAHRPGPHHARHVTDSDGRVLLLVPVASHLAAALQPAAGGSDVAVVLDVLDLPPAAGSPGLGRAWVSGWAGELRGDEARHAAVDFATVEPTGDLLDVGTRFRLFRFEVVEVRWERAGVVRRVDPVEYAEAEPDPLHPVEARLLADLAECHGAQVTEYLRRQLGLTEQAPDGPPRVVRIDRYGLVVALGRPGARRRVRLAFPGPVADPAELPRLLPPLRRTADAGPPR from the coding sequence ATGCGGCCCAACCCCGCCGAGATCGTCCGTACCCTCGTCGCCGGCCGCCTGCCCGGTCTGGTGCATCTGGCCCACCGGCCAGGCCCGCACCACGCCCGGCACGTCACCGACTCGGACGGGCGGGTGCTGCTGCTGGTGCCGGTGGCCAGCCACCTGGCCGCCGCCCTGCAACCGGCGGCCGGGGGCAGCGACGTCGCGGTGGTGCTCGACGTGCTCGACCTGCCGCCCGCCGCCGGCTCGCCCGGCCTGGGGCGGGCCTGGGTGTCCGGCTGGGCGGGCGAGCTGCGCGGCGACGAGGCCCGCCACGCGGCGGTCGACTTCGCCACGGTGGAGCCGACCGGCGACCTGCTCGATGTGGGCACCCGGTTCCGGCTGTTCCGCTTCGAGGTGGTCGAGGTCCGCTGGGAGCGGGCCGGCGTCGTGCGCCGGGTCGACCCGGTGGAGTACGCCGAGGCCGAGCCGGACCCGCTGCACCCGGTCGAGGCTCGCCTGCTCGCCGACCTCGCCGAGTGCCACGGCGCTCAGGTCACGGAGTACCTGCGCCGGCAGCTCGGGTTGACCGAGCAGGCCCCGGACGGACCGCCGCGGGTGGTGCGCATCGACCGCTACGGGCTGGTGGTCGCCCTCGGCCGCCCCGGTGCCCGGCGTCGGGTCCGGCTGGCCTTCCCGGGCCCGGTGGCCGACCCGGCCGAGTTGCCGCGGCTGCTGCCACCGCTGCGCCGCACCGCCGACGCCGGTCCGCCGCGCTGA
- a CDS encoding ABC transporter ATP-binding protein, translating to MASKTSRDVLSRGLGVLRQAIREQPKIFTVAVVGSVLFGGMIIVSARVVGAVIGEVALPAIERGEVGAGTLALAAAALFGISVLRVAGIFGRRLGAGYMQYRLQAAYRRRVTRRYLELPLSWHHRNSTGTLLSNANSDVEAAWYPIAPLPFAVGTLVMLVGAIVSLFATDWALALVGLAVFPALFALNVVYSRRMAPRQARAQRLRAEVSGIAHESFDGALVVKTMGREAQETARFAGRAGELRDSLIAVGRLRGIFDPLLETLPSLGTLAVLVVGAFRLRQGAISVTELVSVAFLFTVLAFPVRAIGWVLAELPRSVAGWDRVRRVLDATGEMPYGQRVLDPADAGPATLAFHDVHYSYPPAEAHPPGAQVLGEVGFTVPSGRTVALVGPTGAGKSTIASLAVRLVDPDSGTVTLDGVDLRELTSASLAGTVALVAQVPFIFDDTVRANIALDRPGVDDEVVWAALRLAEADGFVAALPDGLDTMVGERGTSLSGGQRQRLTLARALAGRPRLLVLDDATSAVDPRVEAAILAGLRSSTAQAGVPAASILVVAYRRATIALADEVIYVEQGRVVARGTHSELLATVPGYVDLVTAYEQAEVDRAQESTYSDDVAPLPSGLEIEVDR from the coding sequence GTGGCGAGCAAGACAAGTCGGGACGTTCTCAGTCGAGGGCTGGGGGTCCTGCGGCAGGCGATCCGTGAGCAGCCGAAAATCTTCACGGTCGCGGTCGTCGGCAGCGTGCTCTTCGGCGGGATGATCATCGTCAGCGCCCGGGTCGTCGGGGCGGTCATCGGTGAGGTGGCGCTTCCGGCCATCGAACGCGGCGAGGTGGGCGCCGGCACCCTGGCGCTGGCCGCGGCAGCGTTGTTCGGGATCAGCGTGCTGCGGGTGGCGGGCATCTTCGGACGCCGGCTCGGCGCCGGCTACATGCAGTACCGCCTCCAGGCCGCCTACCGCCGCCGGGTCACCCGGCGGTACCTGGAGCTGCCGCTGTCCTGGCACCACCGCAACTCCACCGGCACCCTGCTGTCCAATGCCAACTCGGACGTGGAGGCGGCCTGGTACCCCATCGCGCCGCTGCCGTTCGCGGTCGGCACGTTGGTGATGCTGGTCGGCGCGATCGTGTCGCTCTTCGCCACCGACTGGGCGCTCGCCCTGGTCGGCCTCGCGGTCTTCCCCGCGCTGTTCGCGCTCAACGTCGTCTACTCCCGCCGGATGGCCCCCCGACAGGCCCGCGCGCAGCGTCTGCGCGCCGAGGTCAGCGGGATCGCCCACGAGAGCTTCGACGGCGCCCTGGTGGTCAAGACGATGGGCCGTGAGGCCCAGGAGACCGCCCGGTTCGCGGGTCGCGCCGGGGAGCTGCGTGACTCACTGATCGCGGTCGGCCGGCTGCGCGGCATCTTCGACCCGCTGCTGGAGACGCTGCCCAGCCTCGGCACCCTCGCCGTCCTGGTGGTCGGGGCGTTCCGGCTGCGCCAGGGCGCGATCAGCGTGACCGAGCTGGTCAGCGTGGCCTTCCTCTTCACCGTGCTGGCCTTTCCGGTGCGGGCCATCGGTTGGGTGCTGGCCGAGCTGCCGCGCAGCGTCGCCGGCTGGGACCGGGTCCGCCGGGTGCTCGACGCCACCGGCGAGATGCCGTACGGGCAGCGGGTGCTCGACCCGGCCGACGCCGGTCCGGCCACCCTCGCCTTCCACGACGTGCACTACTCCTACCCGCCGGCCGAGGCGCACCCGCCCGGCGCGCAGGTCCTCGGCGAGGTCGGCTTCACGGTGCCGTCCGGTCGGACGGTGGCGTTGGTGGGGCCGACCGGCGCCGGCAAGTCCACCATCGCCTCGCTGGCGGTGCGCCTCGTCGACCCGGACTCCGGCACGGTCACCCTGGACGGGGTGGACCTGCGCGAGCTGACCTCCGCGTCGCTGGCCGGCACGGTGGCGCTGGTCGCCCAGGTGCCCTTCATCTTCGACGACACGGTCCGCGCCAACATCGCCCTCGACCGGCCCGGTGTCGACGACGAGGTGGTCTGGGCGGCGCTGCGGCTGGCCGAGGCGGACGGCTTCGTCGCCGCGCTGCCCGACGGGTTGGACACCATGGTCGGTGAGCGGGGCACCTCGCTCTCCGGCGGTCAGCGGCAGCGGCTCACCCTGGCCCGCGCGCTGGCCGGTCGGCCGCGCCTGCTGGTGCTCGACGACGCGACCAGCGCGGTCGATCCTCGAGTGGAGGCGGCCATCCTGGCAGGGCTGCGGTCGTCGACCGCGCAGGCGGGGGTACCGGCCGCGTCGATCCTGGTGGTGGCGTACCGCCGGGCCACCATCGCGCTCGCCGACGAGGTCATCTACGTGGAGCAGGGACGGGTGGTCGCCCGGGGCACCCACAGCGAGTTGTTGGCGACCGTGCCCGGGTACGTCGATCTGGTCACCGCCTACGAGCAGGCCGAGGTCGACCGCGCGCAGGAGAGCACCTACAGCGACGACGTGGCGCCGTTGCCGTCGGGCCTGGAAATCGAGGTGGACCGGTGA
- a CDS encoding YczE/YyaS/YitT family protein, producing MALLGNLRHRPARRLVQLYLGLALYGVSMALMIRSHLGLDPWDVFHQGLAKLTGLSFGTVTIGVGALVLLLWIPLRQRPGLGTVSNVVVIGLVVDATLALLPAGGPLSVRIAMLITGIVANGAATALYLGARLGPGPRDGLMTGYVARRPGRSIRLVRTVIEVTVLALGWLLDGTVGVGTVAYALAIGPLAQFFIPLFAVPETPAPDSAVPPPGSVAPATPAG from the coding sequence ATGGCACTGCTTGGCAATCTGCGACACCGGCCGGCCCGACGGTTGGTCCAGCTCTACCTCGGGCTCGCGCTCTACGGCGTCAGCATGGCCCTGATGATCCGCTCCCACCTGGGCCTCGACCCGTGGGACGTGTTCCACCAGGGGCTCGCCAAGCTGACCGGGCTCTCCTTCGGCACGGTCACCATCGGCGTCGGCGCGCTGGTCCTGCTGCTCTGGATCCCACTGCGGCAGCGACCCGGCCTCGGCACGGTCAGCAACGTGGTGGTGATTGGCCTCGTTGTGGACGCCACCCTGGCCCTGCTGCCCGCGGGTGGCCCGCTCAGCGTTCGGATCGCGATGTTGATCACCGGGATCGTCGCCAACGGCGCCGCCACCGCTCTCTACCTCGGTGCCCGGTTGGGGCCCGGCCCCCGCGACGGCTTGATGACCGGGTACGTGGCCCGCCGGCCCGGCCGGTCCATCCGGCTGGTACGCACCGTCATCGAGGTCACCGTGCTGGCGCTGGGCTGGCTGCTCGACGGCACGGTCGGCGTGGGCACCGTCGCGTACGCGCTGGCCATCGGTCCGTTGGCCCAGTTCTTCATTCCGCTGTTCGCCGTGCCGGAAACCCCGGCACCCGACAGCGCCGTGCCCCCGCCGGGCAGCGTCGCGCCGGCCACCCCCGCCGGCTGA
- a CDS encoding PLP-dependent aminotransferase family protein — translation MTGQVRGVQLARLLGQWHALPGRRRSPDYAALAGAVRGLLADGRLPLGVRLPAERELAEALRISRTTVTAAYRQLRETGHLASRRGAGSWTMLPGNHRVASTGLWTPLDDREMLDLGVAALAAPPQLLSAARAATEDLPRYLSGAGYHPTGIIELREAVADAYTARGLPTSADQIMVTSGTQHALDLVLRLALAPGGTVLVESPTYPNALAALAGRRARISTHGLAADTGWEPDLLLGSLRQTRPKLAYLIPEFQNPTGHLMPASLRERVVAAAHAVGTDLIIDESFVDLSMDGTELPPPVATYDRHSRVISIGGMSKPYWGGLRIGWVRASAPQVQRLAAVRVGVDMSSPVLDQLVAVHLLADAEAIVADRRVQLAVQRDALLGALAHRLPEWRVTVPRGGVTLWAELDGPVSSALARAAEEVGVRLAPGPRFGLDGTLERFLRLPFTLPEADLVEAVERLAAIRYDLDRAGRQRWREPAVIA, via the coding sequence ATGACTGGGCAGGTGCGCGGCGTCCAATTGGCCCGTCTGCTCGGGCAGTGGCACGCCCTGCCGGGTCGCCGACGCAGCCCCGACTACGCCGCCCTGGCCGGCGCGGTGCGCGGGCTGCTCGCCGACGGCCGGCTGCCGCTGGGCGTCCGCCTGCCGGCCGAACGGGAGCTGGCCGAGGCGCTGCGGATCAGCCGGACCACGGTCACCGCCGCCTACCGGCAGCTCCGCGAGACCGGGCACCTGGCCAGCCGTCGCGGCGCCGGCAGCTGGACGATGCTGCCCGGTAACCACCGGGTGGCCAGCACCGGCCTGTGGACCCCGCTGGACGACCGGGAGATGCTCGACCTCGGCGTGGCGGCACTGGCCGCCCCGCCGCAGCTGCTGTCGGCCGCTCGGGCCGCCACCGAGGACCTGCCCCGCTACCTGAGCGGGGCCGGTTACCACCCGACCGGCATCATCGAGCTGCGCGAGGCGGTGGCCGACGCGTACACCGCGCGGGGTCTGCCCACCTCGGCCGACCAGATCATGGTCACCAGCGGCACCCAGCACGCGCTGGATCTGGTGCTGCGGCTCGCCCTGGCCCCGGGCGGCACCGTGCTGGTCGAGTCACCGACCTACCCCAACGCCCTCGCCGCGCTGGCCGGCCGGCGGGCCCGGATCAGCACCCACGGTCTGGCCGCCGACACCGGCTGGGAGCCCGACCTGCTGCTGGGCAGTCTCCGGCAGACCCGGCCCAAGCTGGCCTACCTGATTCCCGAGTTCCAGAACCCGACCGGGCACCTGATGCCCGCCTCGCTGCGTGAGCGCGTGGTGGCCGCGGCCCACGCGGTCGGCACCGACCTCATCATCGACGAGTCCTTCGTGGACCTGTCGATGGACGGCACCGAGCTGCCGCCCCCGGTCGCCACCTACGACCGGCACAGCCGCGTGATCAGCATCGGCGGGATGAGCAAGCCCTACTGGGGTGGTCTGCGTATCGGCTGGGTGCGCGCATCCGCGCCGCAGGTGCAGCGGCTGGCCGCCGTACGGGTCGGAGTCGACATGTCCAGCCCAGTGCTGGACCAACTCGTCGCGGTGCACCTGCTCGCTGACGCCGAGGCCATCGTCGCCGACCGCCGCGTCCAGTTGGCCGTCCAACGTGACGCCCTGCTCGGTGCGCTGGCGCACCGACTGCCGGAGTGGCGGGTCACCGTGCCCCGGGGCGGCGTGACGCTCTGGGCCGAACTGGACGGCCCGGTCTCCAGCGCGTTGGCCCGGGCCGCGGAGGAGGTCGGCGTACGGCTGGCTCCCGGCCCCCGGTTCGGCCTGGACGGCACCCTGGAGCGCTTCCTGCGGTTGCCGTTCACCCTGCCCGAGGCGGACCTGGTGGAGGCCGTCGAGCGGCTCGCGGCGATCCGCTACGACCTGGACCGGGCCGGCCGCCAGCGGTGGCGCGAGCCGGCCGTCATCGCCTGA